CCCGGGCGCGACGGCCGTGAACAACAGCAGCCACACCCCGTGCAGCACCCGCGAGGCCTTGGTCCGCGCCCCCGCCTGCACGTTCGCCGCGCTGCGCACGATGACCGCCGTCATCGGCAGCGCGCCCAGCACCCCGCACACGGCGTTGCCCGCGCCCTGCGCCATCAACTCCCGGTCGTAGTCCGTGCGCCGTCCGTCGTGCAGCCGGTCCACCGCCGCCGCGCTGAACAGCGACTCCGCCGACGCGATCAACGCGAACGCCACGACGGTCCCGATCACCCCCACTTCCGTCAGCCGCCCGAAGTCCGCCGCCTCCGGCACGCGTACGGCATCCCACAGTCCGCGCACCTCGACCCGGCGCACCTCCAGGTCGAACGCCCAGGTCGCCGCGGCCGCCAGGACCACCGCCACCAACGGCGCCGGAACCAGCCGCGCACCGCGCCGCCACCGCCCCCACAGCAGCGACACGACCATGGTGGCACCCCCCACCGACAACGCCGCCGGATCCGCCCGCCCCGGCAACGACACCAGCCCGGCGAGCTTCCCGAGCCCGCCCGCCGGCGCGGTCGCGTCCCCCAGGGCGTACGCCTGCCCGGCGACCAGCACCAGCCCGATCCCGGCGAGCATCCCCTGGACGACGGCCACGGACACGGCCCGGAACCACCGCCCGAGCCGCAGCGCCCCCAGCCCGAGCTGCAGCAGCCCGGCGGCGAGGACGAGCACGCCGAGCGCCTCGAAGCCGTACCGGTGCACGGCTTCGTAGACGAGAACGGTCAGCCCCGCCGCCGGCCCGCTCACCTGCAGGCTGCTGCCGGGCAGCGCTCCGGCGACCAGGCCGCCGACGATTCCGGTGATCAGCCCCAGCTCGGCGGGCACGCCGGAGGCTACGGCGACGCCCACGCACAGGGGCAGCGCGACGAGAAAGACGACGAGGGAAGCGAACAGATCGGCCTTGAGAACACCACGGCGCAACACGGCGGCACCTCCGGTAGGGAACGGGAGATGCGTGGGCGCGCCGCACCGGGGGAGGGTGCCGCGCATGAATTCCATTGTCAGTTGAAACGACCGACCCCCGCAGCGGGTCGCTGTGCGCGTCGTGTGAACACAGAGGCGGATGAACCGGAGCGTCCGCTTCCAATCCCACCGCCGTGCGCCTGCGCCTCTTGACGACCCCCCGCGCTCCGAGCATTATTCATCGCATGATGAATTCTTCGCGTTCCGTGGACTCCACGGACGGCCCACCCCGCCCGCCGGACCAGGAACCCCCGGCCACCCCCGCCATCGGCGCCCGCGGCCTCACCGTCGTCCGAGGCGCCCACCCCGTCCTGCGCGGCCTCGACTTCACGGTCCCGCGCGGCCAGATCACCGGCCTGCTGGGCCCCTCGGGCTGCGGCAAGTCGACCCTCATGCGCTCCGTCGTCGGCACCCAGGCCAAGGTCACCGGCGCCCTCGACGTCCTCGGCCACCCCGCAGGCCACCCCTCCCTCCGCACCCGCATCGGCTACGTCACCCAGGCCCCGTCCGTCTACGACGACCTGACGATCCGCCAGAACCTCGACTACTTCGCCGCGATCCTCGACCCGGGCCGAGCCGCAGCGCACCGCCGCGCCGAGAACGTCACCCGGGCCATCGCCGACGTAGACCTCACCACCCACGCCGACGCCCTCGCCGGCAACCTCTCAGGAGGCCAGCGCAACCGCGTGTCGCTCGCCGTTGCCCTCCTGGGCACCCCGGAACTCCTGGTCCTCGACGAACCGACCGTCGGCCTCGACCCCGTACTCCGCCGCGACCTGTGGGACCTCTTCCACCACATCGCGGCCTCCCGCGACGCGACCCTCCTCGTCTCCTCCCACGTCATGGACGAGGCCGAGCGCTGCCACCGCCTGCTGCTGATGCGCCAGGGCGAGATCCTCGCCGACGGCGCCCCCGAGGACCTGCGCACCCACACCGGCACGGACACGGTCGAGGCGGCCTTTCTGCACCTGGTGGACCAGGCGAACGACACCGCCCGCGCGACGGACGCGAAGGAGCCGACCCGATGACCCCGATGACCGCACCACCGACCACCCCCGCGGCCCCCGTCGCCCCCACCGGCGCCCTGAACGCCGCCCGCACCACCGCAACCGCCGCCCGGGTCCTGCGCCAGCTGCGCCACGACCCCCGCACGATCGCGCTGCTGCTCCTCATCCCCTGTGTGATGCTGTTCCTGCTCCGCTACGTCTTCGACGGCAGCCCGCGCACCTTCGACAACATCGGCGCGTCCCTCCTGGGCATCTTCCCGCTGATCACGATGTTCCTGGTCACGTCCATCGCCACCCTGCGCGAACGCACCTCGGGCACCCTCGAACGCCTCCTCGCCATGCCCCTCGGCAAAGGCGACCTGATCGCCGGCTACGCCCTCGCCTTCGGCGCCCTCGCGATCGTCCAGTCGGCCCTGGCCACCGGCCTCGCCGTCTGGTTCCTCGACCTGGACGTCACCGGCAGCCCCTGGCTCCTCCTCCTGGTGGCCCTCCTCGACGCCCTCCTGGGCACCGCCCTGGGCCTCTTCGTCTCCGCCTTCGCCTCCTCGGAGTTCCAGGCGGTCCAGTTCATGCCGGCGGTGATCTTCCCCCAACTCCTCCTCTGCGGCCTCTTCACCCCCCGGGACACCATGCACCCGGCCCTGGAGGCCCTCTCCGACGTTCTCCCCATGTCCTACGCGGTCGACGGCATGAACGAGGTCCTCAAGCACACGGACATGACGGCGACCTTCGTACGGGACATCGCGATCGTGGCGGGCTGCGCCCTGCTGGTCCTGACGCTGGGAGCGGCGACGCTGAAGCGCAGGACACCCTGAATCCTCCAGCCCCGGGCGGTGCCTTTCAGCCCGTCCGGCGTTTGAGGACGAGGCCCTTTCGGGGCCGAAGCGGGGGTCTGGGGGCGCAGCCCCCAGGGACGGGAACGGGAAGGGGCGGCGGGGGCGAAATCCGCAGTCCGCCCACCGGACATGCCCCTCCACCCGCCACCCCCGGTGCGAGGATGACCCCGGACGACGAGCACAGCAAACCCCGGAGGACCCACCACCCATGTCCCAGAAAGTCGCAGTCCTCGGCACCGGCAAAATCGGCGAAGCCCTCCTCAGCGGAATGATCCGAAGCGGCTGGCCCCCCGCAGACCTCTTCGTCACCGCCCGCCGCCTGGAACGAGCCGAAGAGCTCCGTACCCGCTACGGCGTCACCCCGGTCAGCAACCCCGAGGCCGCCAAGAGCGCCGACACCCTGATCCTCACGGTCAAGCCCCAGGACATGGGCGCCCTCCTCGACGAACTCGCCCCCCACGTCCCCGCCGACCGCCTGGTCATCAGCGGCGCCGCCGGCATCACGACCGCCTTCGTCGAGGAGCGCCTCACCGCCGGGGCCCCCGTCGTCCGCGTCATGACGAACACCCCCGCCCTGGTCGACGAGGCCATGTCCGTCATCTCCGCCGGCACCCACGCCACCGCCGCCCACCTCGCCCACACCGAGGAGATCTTCGGCGCCGTCGGCAAGACGCTCCGCGTCCCCGAGTCCCAGCAGGACGCCTGCACGGCCCTCTCCGGCTCGGGCCCGGCGTACTTCTTCTACCTCGTCGAGGCCATGACCGACGCCGGCATCCTGCTCGGTCTCCCCCGCGACAAGGCCCACGACCTCATCGTCCAGTCCGCGATCGGCGCCGCGACGATGCTCCGCGACAGCGGCGAACACCCGGTCAAGCTCCGCGAGAACGTCACGTCCCCCGCGGGCACCACCATCAGCGCCATCCGCGAACTCGAGAACCACGGCGTACGAGCCGCCCTCATCGCCGCCCTCGAAGCCGCCCGCGACCGCAGCCGCGAGCTGGCCTCAGGCACGAAGGACTGACACCCGCGGGGGCGGATGCGGGCGAATCCGGGCGGATCCGGTCACTCGCCGGTCGCCGCCGCCCCCACGATCTCCTTCGTGGTCACCACCCGGGCGAACCGGCCCCCGTGCAGGGACACCGCGGACGCCTGCGCGATCTCCTCCGCACTCCGCCGCCAGCCGAACGGCCCCTCCAGGTCGAACGTGTAGGTCGCGTCGTAGGCGAACAGCACGTCGTACCCGAGGTTCCCGCCCATCCGCGCCGTCGTCTCCGCGCACATGTTCGTCTGGATCCCGGCCACCACGATCTGCGCGATGCCCTCCGCCGTCAGCCAGGCCCCCAGATCCGGCGTCCCGAGGAAGGCGGAGTTCACCGTCTTCGTGAGGAACAGCTCGCGCCCGGCGCCCTTCCCCCTCCTCTCCTCCACGTACTCCTTGAACTCGTTCCCCACATACCCCGGCCGCAACGGCGACTGCGCCCCCGAAGAGTCATGCCGCACAAACACGACAGGCCGCCCCGTCGCCTGCCATACGTCGATGAGCGAGGCGATGTTGTCATCGGCGCCGGGGTTGTTCCTGGCCCCCCAGTAGCCGAGCTCGTCAAAGCCCTTCTGCACGTCCACGACCACCAGTGCTGCGTTCTCTGCGATGTCCATGCCCTAGATCCTGCCGCCGGGCCCACCTCCACCCCAGAGCTACAAAAGCCAGCGATCGATGCTTTACTGCCAAGCGTGGAACATCCGTACCGCGTAGCCCTGGTCGCCTTCCCCGGCATCCGCGCCTTCGACGTCTCCGTCATCACCGAGGTCTGGGGCGCGGACCGCACCGACCGCGGCGCCCCCGCCTTCGACCTGCGCCGCGTCGCCGCCGACACCACCACCCCCATCCCGATGCGCGGCGGCCTGGCCCTCCACCCCGACCGCACCCTCGCCTGGCTGACCCGCGCCGACCTCATCCTGATCCCGGGCCTCGACGACCACCTCACCCCCGCACCGCCCGCCGTCCTCGACGCCCTGCGCCGCGCCCACGCCCGCGGCACCACCCTGGCCGCCCTCTGCGGCGGCGCTTTCACCCTCGCCCAGGCGGGCCTCCTCGACGGCCGCCGCGCGATCACCCACTGGAACCTCGTCCACCTCCTGCGCACCCACCACCCCCGCGTCACCGTCGTCCCGGACGCTCTCTTCATCGAGGACGACAACGTCTGGACCGCCGCCGGCACGGCGGCCGGCATCGACCTCTGCCTCCACCTGGTCCGCCGCTCCCACGGTGCGGAGGCGGCCGCCACCATCGCCCGCTCGATGGTCACCGCTCCCTTCCGCACCGGCACCCAGGCCCAGTTCATCGAGCACCCCACCCCACACACGGACCGCGACGCCGACAGCCTCGCCGCCGTCCGCGAACACGCCCTGCGCCATCTGCACGAACCGCTCACGGTCGCCGACCTGGCCGCTCACGCGGGCATGTCCCCGCGCAGCTTCGCCCGCCACTTCACGGCGGCGACCGGAACCACCCCCCTGCGCTGGCTCCTGGACCAGCGCATCGCCGCAGCCCAGAAACTCCTCGAACGCACCGACCTCCCCATGCCCGAGGTCGCCCGCCGCGCAGGCTTCGGCAGCGAGGTCACGATGCGCCAGCACTTCGCCTCGCGCCTCGCCACCAGCCCACGCGCCTACCGAGCCGCCTTCACCACAACGTCCGACACCGACACCGCCTCCGCCGACACCGCCTCCGCCGACACCGGCTCCGAAGTCGGCTCGCTCACCGGCGGCAGCAACCCGATCGCCCGATAGGCGGCGTCCACGACCGGCCGAGCCATCTCCCGCGCCTTCTCCGCACCATCCCGCAGCACCCCCTCCACATAGACCGGGTCAGCGCACAACTCCGTGTGCCTGGCCCGCACCGGCCTGAGAACCTCGATCACAGCGTCGGCCGTGTCCTTCTTCAATGCGCCGTACGACTGGTAAACGCCGCCCAGGATCTCCGGGTTCCCACCCGTGCACGCGGCGAGGATCTCCAACAGGTTCGCGACGCCGGGCCGCCCCTCCCGGTCGTAGACGACCTCCCGCCCGCTGTCGGTGACGGCCCGCATGACCTTCTTCCGCACCACGTCCGGCTCGTCCAGCAGATAGACGATCCCCGGCCCCGAGTCGTCGCTCTTGCCCATCTTCGACGCCGGCTCCTGCAGGTTCATCACCCGAGCGGCCACCGGCGGATGCGTCGCCTTCGGCACCACGAACGTGTGCCCGTACCGCTGGTTGAACCGCACCGCGAGATCCCGCGTCAGTTCCACATGCTGAGTCTGGTCGTCCCCGACCGGCACCTCATCGGTCCCGTACGCCAGGATGTCCGCCGCCATCAGCACCGGATAGGTCAGCAGTGACAGCCGCACACTCCCCCCGCGCTCCCGCTCCCGCGCGGCCTTCTCCCGGTACTGGATCATCCGCCGCATCTCACCGTCGCTCGCCACGCACTCCAGCAGATACGACAACCGCGCGTGCTCGTCCACATGACTCTGCACGAACACGGTGCACAGCTGTGGATCCAGCCCCGTCGCCAGCAGCAGCGTCGCCGCCTGCCGACTCAGCCGGCGCACCCGCGCGGGATCGTGGTCCACGGTCAGCGCGTGCAGATCGACGACGCAGAACAGGGAGTCCGCCCGATGCTGGTCGACCTCGGCCCACGGCCGCATGGCCCCCAGGTAGTTCCCCAGGGTCAGGTGTCCGGTCGGCTTGATCCCGCTGAAGACCCGTGTCATCTCTTCTCCACCTCTTGGTCGAGACCGCCACCCCGGCCGGCCGACCCTCTGGAGTCCCGGAGGGAGAAACACGAACGGCCGCCGAGGCGGCGGCCGTTGTCGTGCATACGTGCGTACGGCCGCCGGTCAGGCGGCCCACCACTGCTGGGTGCACGTACGCGTAGTCATGTCCCTCAGAGTACGCCTCCAGGGTGCCCTTGGGACGTGAGTTGACACGCCCCGATCGGGTACGTACTGTTCTCCGAGTTGTCCGACGTGAGCGCCGACTCCGGTCGGTCCCCGGACAGCCATTCCGCAAGTACCAACCACTCCTCGGTGAGCAGTCGTTCCGTCTGCCGTCGTGTCATTGGCGTGCGTATTCGCGAAATGAGGAATCCGCGTTCGAAAGGACGCAGGCCCCCGATTGGCTTCGGGAGCCGGGAATCCGCTAAAGTCTCACTCGTCGGAACGGCCCAACAGCCCGGAAGACAAGCCCCCTCTGACTGGGAATCAGCGCCGAAAGGATCTGATAGAGTCGGAACCGCCGGAAAGGGAAACCGCGAAACAAAAGCGGGAACCTGGAAAGCACCGAGGAAATCGGATCGGAAAAGGATCTGATAGAGTCGGAAACGCAAGACCGAAGGGAAGCGCCCGGAGGAAAGCCTGAGAGAGTCTCTCGGGTGAGTACAAAGGAAGCGTCCGTTCCTTGAGAACTCAACAGCGTGCCAAAAATCAACGCCAGATATGTTGATACCCCGTCCCCGGCAGTGATAGCCGAGGATGAGGTTCCTTTGAAAAAACACAGCGAGGACGCTGTGAACGGCCGGGCTTATTCCGCCTGACCGTTCCGCTCTCGTGTGTGTAGTCCCGATTACGGGAAAACATTCACGGAGAGTTTGATCCTGGCTCAGGACGAACGCTGGCGGCGTGCTTAACACATGCAAGTCGAACGATGAAGCCCTTCGGGGTGGATTAGTGGCGAACGGGTGAGTAACACGTGGGCAATCTGCCCTTCACTCTGGGACAAGCCCTGGAAACGGGGTCTAATACCGGATAACACTTCCATTCTCATGGGTGGGGGTTAAAAGCTCCGGCGGTGAAGGATGAGCCCGCGGCCTATCAGCTTGTTGGTGAGGTAACGGCTCACCAAGGCGACGACGGGTAGCCGGCCTGAGAGGGCGACCGGCCACACTGGGACTGAGACACGGCCCAGACTCCTACGGGAGGCAGCAGTGGGGAATATTGCACAATGGGCGAAAGCCTGATGCAGCGACGCCGCGTGAGGGATGACGGCCTTCGGGTTGTAAACCTCTTTCAGCAGGGAAGAAGCGAGAGTGACGGTACCTGCAGAAGAAGCGCCGGCTAACTACGTGCCAGCAGCCGCGGTAATACGTAGGGCGCAAGCGTTGTCCGGAATTATTGGGCGTAAAGAGCTCGTAGGCGGTCTGTCACGTCGGATGTGAAAGCCCGGGGCTTAACCCCGGGTCTGCATTCGATACGGGCAGACTAGAGTGTGGTAGGGGAGATCGGAATTCCTGGTGTAGCGGTGAAATGCGCAGATATCAGGAGGAACACCGGTGGCGAAGGCGGATCTCTGGGCCATTACTGACGCTGAGGAGCGAAAGCGTGGGGAGCGAACAGGATTAGATACCCTGGTAGTCCACGCCGTAAACGGTGGGAACTAGGTGTTGGCGACATTCCACGTCGTCGGTGCCGCAGCTAACGCATTAAGTTCCCCGCCTGGGGAGTACGGCCGCAAGGCTAAAACTCAAAGGAATTGACGGGGGCCCGCACAAGCAGCGGAGCATGTGGCTTAATTCGACGCAACGCGAAGAACCTTACCAAGGCTTGACATACACCGGAAACGTCTGGAGACAGGCGCCCCCTTGTGGTCGGTGTACAGGTGGTGCATGGCTGTCGTCAGCTCGTGTCGTGAGATGTTGGGTTAAGTCCCGCAACGAGCGCAACCCTTGTTCTGTGTTGCCAGCATGCCCTTCGGGGTGATGGGGACTCACAGGAGACTGCCGGGGTCAACTCGGAGGAAGGTGGGGACGACGTCAAGTCATCATGCCCCTTATGTCTTGGGCTGCACACGTGCTACAATGGCCGGTACAAAGAGCTGCGAAACCGTGAGGTGGAGCGAATCTCAAAAAGCCGGTCTCAGTTCGGATTGGGGTCTGCAACTCGACCCCATGAAGTCGGAGTTGCTAGTAATCGCAGATCAGCATTGCTGCGGTGAATACGTTCCCGGGCCTTGTACACACCGCCCGTCACGTCACGAAAGTCGGTAACACCCGAAGCCGGTGGCCCAACCCCTTGTGGGAGGGAGCTGTCGAAGGTGGGACTGGCGATTGGGACGAAGTCGTAACAAGGTAGCCGTACCGGAAGGTGCGGCTGGATCACCTCCTTTCTAAGGAGCATCTAGGCCGCCGGGCTTGCCCGGTGGTCCAGGGCCATTACGTCGGCGAATGTTCGACGATGGTTGCTCAAGGGTGGAACGTTGATTATTCGGTGCACTCGGTCGTCTTGTCCTTCCTAGTACTGCTCTTCGGAGCGTGGAACGGATGAGGGAAGCGGCGGGGAGCATCGGGCACGCTGTTGGGTGTCTGAGGGCACGGCCGTGAGGTCGGGAAGCCTTCTGATGCCGGCCCCAGTGAACTCGAACCGGTTGGTTCGGGGTGATGGGTGGCTGGTCGTTGTTTGAGAACTGCACAGTGGACGCGAGCATCTGTGGCCAAGTTTTTAAGGGCGCACGGTGGATGCCTTGGCACCAGGAACCGATGAAGGACGTGGGAGGCCACGATAGTCCCCGGGGAGTCGTCAACCAGGCTTTGATCCGGGGGTTTCCGAATGGGGAAACCCGGCAGTCGTCATGGGCTGTCACCCATACCTGAACACATAGGGTATGTGGAGGGAACGCGGGGAAGTGAAACATCTCAGTACCCGCAGGAAGAGAAAACAACCGTGATTCCGGGAGTAGTGGCGAGCGAAACCGGATGAGGCCAAACCGTATGCGTGTGAGACCCGGCAGGGGTTGCGCATACGGGGTTGTGGGATCTCTCTTTTACGGTCTGCCGGCCGTGAGACGAGTCAGAAACCGTTGATGTAGGCGAAGGACATGCGAAAGGTCCGGCGTAGAGGGTAAGACCCCCGTAGCCGAAACATCAGCGGCTCGTTTGAGAGACACCCAAGTAGCACGGGGCCCGAGAAATCCCGTGTGAATCTGGCGGGACCACCCGCTAAGCCTAAATATTCCCTGGTGACCGATAGCGGATAGTACCGTGAGGGAATGGTGAAAAGTACCGCGGGAGCGGAGTGAAATAGTACCTGAAACCGTGTGCCTACAAGCCGTGGGAGCGTCGGAGTGCATGCTTGCATGCACTCTCGTGACTGCGTGCCTTTTGAAGAATGAGCCTGCGAGTTTGCGGTGTGTTGCGAGGTTAACCCGGGTGGGGTAGCCGTAGCGAAAGCGAGTCCGAATAGGGCGTTTCAGTAGCACGCTCAAGACCCGAAGCGGAGTGATCTAGCCATGGGCAGGTTGAAGCGGAGGTAAGACTTCGTGGAGGACCGAACCCACCAGGGTTGAAAACCTGGGGGATGACCTG
This window of the Streptomyces sp. NBC_01275 genome carries:
- a CDS encoding SulP family inorganic anion transporter; protein product: MRRGVLKADLFASLVVFLVALPLCVGVAVASGVPAELGLITGIVGGLVAGALPGSSLQVSGPAAGLTVLVYEAVHRYGFEALGVLVLAAGLLQLGLGALRLGRWFRAVSVAVVQGMLAGIGLVLVAGQAYALGDATAPAGGLGKLAGLVSLPGRADPAALSVGGATMVVSLLWGRWRRGARLVPAPLVAVVLAAAATWAFDLEVRRVEVRGLWDAVRVPEAADFGRLTEVGVIGTVVAFALIASAESLFSAAAVDRLHDGRRTDYDRELMAQGAGNAVCGVLGALPMTAVIVRSAANVQAGARTKASRVLHGVWLLLFTAVAPGVLGAIPVAALAGLLVHAGCKLVPVREVRALWRGRRGQQGLRGQQGDRGHQEHQGHQVHPRHRGEVVVLGVTAGAIVVGNLFEGVLVGLALAVAKTAWEISHVHVETEDRGDAGIVVRVLGHATFLRLPKLLDALDALPYDREVRLELGGLRHVDHACAAALEGWAAARERRAEAERLQEEGLQGKGLQGEVASSSSTS
- a CDS encoding ABC transporter ATP-binding protein; translated protein: MMNSSRSVDSTDGPPRPPDQEPPATPAIGARGLTVVRGAHPVLRGLDFTVPRGQITGLLGPSGCGKSTLMRSVVGTQAKVTGALDVLGHPAGHPSLRTRIGYVTQAPSVYDDLTIRQNLDYFAAILDPGRAAAHRRAENVTRAIADVDLTTHADALAGNLSGGQRNRVSLAVALLGTPELLVLDEPTVGLDPVLRRDLWDLFHHIAASRDATLLVSSHVMDEAERCHRLLLMRQGEILADGAPEDLRTHTGTDTVEAAFLHLVDQANDTARATDAKEPTR
- a CDS encoding ABC transporter permease, with the translated sequence MTPMTAPPTTPAAPVAPTGALNAARTTATAARVLRQLRHDPRTIALLLLIPCVMLFLLRYVFDGSPRTFDNIGASLLGIFPLITMFLVTSIATLRERTSGTLERLLAMPLGKGDLIAGYALAFGALAIVQSALATGLAVWFLDLDVTGSPWLLLLVALLDALLGTALGLFVSAFASSEFQAVQFMPAVIFPQLLLCGLFTPRDTMHPALEALSDVLPMSYAVDGMNEVLKHTDMTATFVRDIAIVAGCALLVLTLGAATLKRRTP
- the proC gene encoding pyrroline-5-carboxylate reductase, which encodes MSQKVAVLGTGKIGEALLSGMIRSGWPPADLFVTARRLERAEELRTRYGVTPVSNPEAAKSADTLILTVKPQDMGALLDELAPHVPADRLVISGAAGITTAFVEERLTAGAPVVRVMTNTPALVDEAMSVISAGTHATAAHLAHTEEIFGAVGKTLRVPESQQDACTALSGSGPAYFFYLVEAMTDAGILLGLPRDKAHDLIVQSAIGAATMLRDSGEHPVKLRENVTSPAGTTISAIRELENHGVRAALIAALEAARDRSRELASGTKD
- a CDS encoding cysteine hydrolase family protein, which codes for MDIAENAALVVVDVQKGFDELGYWGARNNPGADDNIASLIDVWQATGRPVVFVRHDSSGAQSPLRPGYVGNEFKEYVEERRGKGAGRELFLTKTVNSAFLGTPDLGAWLTAEGIAQIVVAGIQTNMCAETTARMGGNLGYDVLFAYDATYTFDLEGPFGWRRSAEEIAQASAVSLHGGRFARVVTTKEIVGAAATGE
- the trpS gene encoding tryptophan--tRNA ligase; amino-acid sequence: MTRVFSGIKPTGHLTLGNYLGAMRPWAEVDQHRADSLFCVVDLHALTVDHDPARVRRLSRQAATLLLATGLDPQLCTVFVQSHVDEHARLSYLLECVASDGEMRRMIQYREKAARERERGGSVRLSLLTYPVLMAADILAYGTDEVPVGDDQTQHVELTRDLAVRFNQRYGHTFVVPKATHPPVAARVMNLQEPASKMGKSDDSGPGIVYLLDEPDVVRKKVMRAVTDSGREVVYDREGRPGVANLLEILAACTGGNPEILGGVYQSYGALKKDTADAVIEVLRPVRARHTELCADPVYVEGVLRDGAEKAREMARPVVDAAYRAIGLLPPVSEPTSEPVSAEAVSAEAVSVSDVVVKAAR